One stretch of Brachyhypopomus gauderio isolate BG-103 chromosome 10, BGAUD_0.2, whole genome shotgun sequence DNA includes these proteins:
- the LOC143526221 gene encoding centrosomal protein of 164 kDa-like, whose translation MTADALRGPVGEQLILEEDCDENYIPSEQDIHDFARQIGIDPEREPELLWLAREVAVAPLPPEWKPCQDVTGEVYYFNFSTGQSTWDHPCDEHYRQLVAQERERAHHGRTASAISGSASTGTRKNKEKKKKKKEKKEKKKKEPEGLKAPRFQDCEVPWATSQTFIL comes from the exons ATGACAGCAGATGCCCTTCGGGGACCAGTTGGAGAGCAGTTGATCCTGGAAGAGGATTGCGATGAGAATTATATCCCATCTGAACAAG ATATCCATGATTTTGCCAGACAAATTGGCATTGACCCTGAGAGGGAGCCAGAGCTCCTATGGCTGGCCAGAGAGGTGGCTGTAGCCCCACTACCTCCTGAATGGAAACCCTG tcaggatgtgactggagaagtttattacttcaacttctccacgggccagtccacctgggaccatccctgtgatgagcactaccgccaactagtggcccaggagcgggagcgtgctcaccacggccggactgcctctgccatctcaggctccgcctccacaggaaccagaaagaacaaggagaagaagaagaagaagaaagagaagaaggagaaaaaaaagaaggaaccagagggactgaaggccccaaga TTCCAGGACTGCG